A genome region from Nycticebus coucang isolate mNycCou1 chromosome 22, mNycCou1.pri, whole genome shotgun sequence includes the following:
- the GPR3 gene encoding G-protein coupled receptor 3, with product MMWGAGGPLAWLSAGPGSVNVSSVDPAEGSTGPATPLRSPRAWDVVLCISGTLVSCENALVVAIIVGTPAFRAPMFLLVGSLAVADLLAGLGLVLHFAAVFCIGSMEMSLVLVGVLAMAFTASIGSLLAITVDRYLSLYNALTYYSETTVTRTYVMLALVWGCALGLGLLPVLAWNCLDGLTTCGVVYPLSKNHLVVLAIAFFMVFGIMLQLYAQICRIVCRHAQQIALQRHLLPASHYVATRKGIATLAVVLGAFAACWLPFTVYCLLGDDHYPSLYTYLTLLPATYNSMINPIIYAFRNQDVQKVLWAICCCCSSSKIPFRSRSPSDV from the coding sequence ATGATGTGGGGTGCAGGAGGCCCTCTAGCCTGGCtctcagctggcccaggcagtGTGAATGTGAGCAGCGTGGATCCAGCTGAGGGGTCCACAGGCCCAGCTACACCGCTGCGCTCACCTAGGGCCTGGGACGTGGTGCTGTGCATCTCAGGCACCCTGGTGTCCTGTGAGAATGCGCTGGTGGTGGCCATCATCGTGGGCACTCCTGCCTTCCGTGCCCCTATGTTCCTGCTGGTGGGCAGCCTGGCTGTGGCAGACctgttggcaggcctgggcctagTCCTGCACTTTGCTGCTGTCTTCTGCATCGGCTCAATGGAGATGAGCCTGGTGCTGGTTGGTGTGCTGGCAATGGCCTTTACTGCCAGCATTGGCAGTCTACTGGCCATCACTGTTGACCGCTACCTTTCTCTGTACAATGCCCTCACCTACTACTCAGAGACAACAGTGACACGGACCTACGTGATGCTGGCCCTAGTGTGGGGGTGTGCCCTGGGCCTGGGGCTGCTGCCTGTGCTGGCTTGGAACTGCCTGGATGGCCTAACCACATGTGGTGTGGTGTATCCACTCTCCAAGAACCATCTGGTGGTCCTAGCCATTGCCTTCTTTATGGTGTTTGGCATCATGCTGCAGCTCTATGCCCAGATCTGCCGCATCGTCTGCCGCCATGCCCAGCAGATTGCCCTCCAGCGGCACCTGCTGCCCGCCTCCCACTATGTGGCCACCCGCAAGGGCATTGCCACACTGGCCGTGGTGCTTGGAGCCTTTGCTGCCTGCTGGTTGCCCTTCACAGTCTACTGCCTGCTGGGTGATGACCACTACCCGTCCCTCTATACCTATCTCACCCTGCTCCCTGCCACCTACAACTCCATGATCAACCCCATCATCTATGCTTTCCGCAATCAGGATGTGCAGAAGGTGTTGTGGGCCATCTGCTGCTGCTGTTCCTCTTCCAAAATCCCCTTCCGATCCCGCTCCCCCAGTGATGTCTAG